The DNA segment GGTTTTCGCAACAAATATTGcgttacaaataaaaattttgtaaatgtgTTCGTTGCTTAAAGTAAAATTATGTGTAAAAAAGCTGCACGCAAAAAATGCAGACAGCAAATATAAAGATGGACAATACATATTGAGCTTAAATCGTATGGAATGTGAACTAATAGAATCGAGATATGTTTTCATCGAAAGATTATGAAGTCTGGACGGACATTAGTTACATAGTTTTTAAGTTTACTATTCGAAGGCACACATATTACACACATAGCATATGGAACTAATCCACTTGGGGCTATTTTCGAAGGAAATGAGCGACTAGTCCAACAACCAGGGTGCCCAGACAAACGCTGAGGAAGCTGCTTTTTTGCAGCGCTGCTCCATTGCAGCCATCTTTGCTGTTGCAGGTGCAATACTCCATGAAGATGTTGTAGCTGCCCGTGCGCATCAAACAGAAGCGTTCATCCCCCTCAATTCCTGGCTCTCCCATATAGGCGCAACTACGGAAGTAACGCCATTCCCCGTGCACCTTCTGACGGATCTTGCGACACATGGTTGGACGCACGCCCTTCAAATGCTCCAGTTCAGGTGCCTGATGGCAATCGGTGATGGCCAATGTGCTGTTGTCGAAGGGATCTCCGCACTTCGGATCGTTATCCGAGCGACAATCCCAGCATTTGATGGCATAAGCTGCGGGCACATGAAACACACAATTAATgagtttgttttgtgtttgtttttttttcacacTACGCAGTCGCAGGCTGCGCATGCGATTTACCTGTTTGCAGCACACAGCCCAGCAATAAGGCGGCCAGCACACATTTCTCTATTGCTTGCATTTTAGATtagatttataattaataattttgtatgctgGTTTGCAAGGAATAattaacgaaaacaaaacgcGAACACCGCCCTAAAAATTATGATGCGCTTGGGGTGACCGCAACTAAGATAGTCAAAAACTACTATTTAACGacgcaaaatataccaaatataccaagacTAATAGTTCCATAGCTGGTTACACTTGCGTATATACAATTCAACATATAAAACTGTGTCAACAGGTTTTAACAAATAAAGTTGAATTGCTTTCAGCATTTATTGAAGTGATTTCTGTAGAAATACACGTTTTTTTTAATCGATTCTCTACTTTATACACCTGCTGCGTGCTGTGGTTGCTAGGGCGACCAGTTCGTAATTTGAATTAACATTTGATTGCGAAAAAGAGTAAGCGCGGTAACATTTGTATTCTTTCTGTTAGTAGAGTGCTACTGTTAGCGTGAGGAGCAATGCTGTTCAGTCTTTATTTGTTGCTCAACACACATGCACGCTGCTAACGTTGCTTAACACTGCTCGGCATCGTAGTTAAATTTTTTACTTTACATCGAGTTCAAGTTGCACAAAGTTGCTGCTGAAAAAAACTGTGAATTTTGTTAGCTCTACATTCCCAACATCGCGCGTGCTGTGTGAATGATAGCGTTGACTGCATTATTAACCAAATACACGATCGGTATTATGAGCAATCTAAGCAATGGCAATTTGCAGCAACagaatcaacagcagcaacaacagcagccgcaacaacaacagcagcagaatgCTGAAGCGGGCGCGGGGGCGGCTGCGGGTGCAGGTCAGGAAGCAGGTGTAATAATGCCAGCACCTGGTCTGGGCATTGCAGTGGGTGTGgtgcagcgacagcgactattgatacaacaacaacaacagctgcagcatcaACAGAATCCTGCCGCCGAAGGCAGTGGATTGGAACGCGGCAGCTGTTTGTTGCGCTATGCGAGCCAAAATAGCCTCGATGAGAGCTCCCAAAAGCACATACAGCGACCCAATGGCAAGGAGCGCGGCACCGTGGGACAATACAGCAATGAACAGCACACCTCACGCTCCTTTGATGCCATGAACGAGATGCGCAAGTAAGTGTGAAAGAGATAGCATACTATGTGTATAcacttttgtttgtgtttattttggtcttggcaaaaatatgaaattaattgctAATAATGTGAACGATggtcaagcagcagcagcatcatcaccCTTCTCcttcacacacatgcatttttTGCGCATTACGCTTTGTTTGTCCGTttgcacacaaacatacatacacacaaaagtAGACAAGTGTCGTGTGTTTGccagtgtgtacacacacacacacacacatttattattattggtgttagttttatttgcttttgtcaAGAGGCCATTCGCATTAACATTCGACTTTGTAATGcgtttttatgctttttgttgttgtttttgtttgctcttcattttaaatttttgttcgCTAATTTAACGTTTCATTTTCACATTCATATTTCTAATGTGCCCTTGAACTTGACGAcagtttattgttttgtttttgtgattttttcaTCTtcctcttttgctttttcgtttcgtttcgtttgagttgattttatttatttattcgatCACTTCCCACTTCCGTGTTGTATCATCGAAATTGGGAACTGTCTGTGTAAATGGAAAACTACTTTGTTGGAAACTTTTTGGCGGCAAACTCGTTTCTTACCCtcattattgttgctgtaagCCAATGCCCCAAAAGCGCTGCGCACAGTGgtccaattaaattttaactgCAAAGTGTTTTTGACACCatgacatttttttattgaaaagttGCCTAACTTGTTTAATATGTTTCTAATTATTACGCACAATAAGCAGTCCAGTCAACTTTATTGTAAGGAATTTATTAAATCTAATTAATACGTTTGAAAATTCCAAGATAtctttgttttaattctaaatttaataacaatatttgcataatcACATGTTTAGATAAATAAAGGTATTAAAAGTTGTCGAAAAAAGGCCTAAAATGACATCTATTATGTTAAATGCTTCAAAAACAAGAGATTCAAAATGGAAATTCGAAATTAGAAAACAAGTTAAactcaaatttatataaatagaaattattgttataaaataaatattattatgttcAAGATAAGATACTAAATTCATCAAAATGATgttaagattttaaaaatttgtttgaattttttgagtttaaattgcatttaacaataaatgtaTGTCAACAAATACAGATcttaaatagtaaaatactCATTGAATATTTCGCTATAACAAACTGTGATCTTGCATATCTTTACTATAAAACTCGTAGAATGAATAGAGTTCAGCACACGAGTTGAATTTAAGTGCTTTGCGAATCGAATCCGGCTATCAAGTCATAATTATTGCTGAAGGTTAGATTGtggttttttaaaatattatataaacaagCCTTAACCAACTAACCGATAATTAATTCTCTCAGAAATGGCAGATAACAACAGTTTAAATTGCTGAtagcatttttatacccggtacccaTAGACAAGATGggtattatttgtttttgcttctcCCTCTTATGATTccttaaatatacattttaagatacaaatataaaatgtcaAAGTATGCATTCGTTTATCATAAAATTCTGCTACTTGCCTATGTAAAATACTTGAattgattaaaagcaaatctATGAAATCATATTCAAATCAGTTTGCGTCACTGTTTCAGTTTCTTTAtgtcttttttgttgttctttagACCTTATAGAAAGTGTATGCTAAGCTTTTACCTGCTGACCTTACTCAATATGCCATACTTAATgtctttatctttttttttattacagaCAAAAACAACTTTGTGATGTCATTCTGGTGGCTGACGATGTGGAGATTCATGCCCATCGCATGGTCTTGGCATCCTGCAGTCCCTACTTCTATGCGATGTTCACCAGCTTCGAGGAATCCCGGAAAACTCGCATCACATTGCAGAGCGTCGATGCTCGAGCTCTTGAGCTGCTGATAGATTATGTCTATACATCGAATGTGGAGGTGAATGAGGATAATGTCCAGGTGCTGTTGACAGCTGCCAATTTGCTGCAGCTCACCGATGTCCGAGATGCCTGCTGTGATTTTCTACAAACGCAATTGGATGCCAGCAATTGTCTGGGCATTCGTGAATTCGCTGATCTGCATGGCTGCGTTGAGCTTTTAAACTATGCCGAGACCTACATTGAACAACATTTCAAGTGAGTATCGCGATGCCGCCAATCGACAATCGAATAAGTATCCAATAAATCCATCAATCAATGCAATTACTTGCAATGTACTTAATTTGATTACATGATGTTTAGGTTGCGATCTCACACCCAAAAAGATCATTAGTTATAATGACTGCagttatttttcaatttgtttgctaaCAATTCATTTTCTACAACGAGGGAACTCTACTATGCTTTTTTTATAGTTAGCCCAGGTTTTAAAACGATTTGTTACGCTGCACTTTTTTAAAAGTTAACCGCAAACTTTATAATTAAGCCGCAaagtaaaaaagtatttttttatcatGCACTGATTAGATTTAGTTCTGTCTGTTTtcaaatgataatataatattttcgaGGGCTtctaaagtaaaaatattttgtcgGATTAAAGTGAGAGTGCTAGAAAATTGAGTAAAGAGAAAATAACTACAATTTAGCTTAAAAAGTTTAGTACAATATTGTTTTGGAAgttatttttcaaaagttCCCAGAtcatcaaatataaaataatataatgataataatatatattaaatctcaaatattatttttaacctTTAAGCCTgttatattgtaatatttttttaacgaATTGAATTACGAAatacttttagttttatatatttcacttcAAGTTTGGGTCCGAAAAATAATCTAATATAGTTTTGAAAATATCCAAAATGAGTCTCTTAAAcagaattataaatattgtatcaGTGCATAGAAGAATTTCCAAGTTATATAAGATTGCCTTGAAGTGCAGACTCAAATTCTAGACGCCTTTTACTCACATTTTCAAAGCCTTGAAAAGTGTATTCAACTTGTGCAAGAACCAGTTCTAACTAAGTAAATCCAAATTGGATCACatgctatatatttatttaccttaTGCGTataattaattgctttaatttacTGTCACATTTCTAAAATGTTTTCTCTCTTGTTCTCTCCATACACAGTGAAGTGATACAATTTGACGAGTTTCTGAATTTGACGCACGAGCAAGtgataaatttaatatcaaatgaTCGCATCTCGGTGCCAAACGAGGAGCGTGTCTACGAATGCGTGATCGCCTGGCTGCGCTACGATGTCCCAATGCGAGAGCACTTCACCTCGCTGCTAATGGAGCACGTGCGTCTGCCCTTCCTCTCCAAGGAGTACATCACTCAGCGGGTGGACAAAGAACTGCTGCTCGAGGGCAATATTGTGTGCAAGAATCTGATAATCGAGGCGCTCACCTATCATCTGCTGCCCTCAGAGACCAAATCAGCGCGCACCGTGCCCCGCAAGCCGGTTGGTATGCCCAAGATACTGCTGGTGATTGGCGGCCAGGCACCGAAGGCCATACGCTCTGTGGAGTGGTATGATTTGCGTGAGGAGAAATGGTATCAGGCCGCCGAGATGCCCAATCGTCGGTGTCGCAGCGGACTCTCGGTGCTGGGCGACAAAGTCTATGCCGTGGGCGGTTTCAATGGATCGCTGCGTGTGCGCACTGTGGATGTCTATGATCCGGCCACCGATCAGTGGGCCAACTGCAGCAACATGGAGGCACGTCGCTCCACCTTGGGCGTCGCTGTGCTCAATGGTTGCATCTATGCTGTGGGCGGTTTTGATGGCACCACGGGATTATCGAGTGCCGAGATGTATGATCCCAAGACTGAGATATGGCGTTTCATTTCCTCCATGTCCACGCGACGCAGTTCTGTCGGTGTGGGCGTGGTCAATGGCCTGCTCTACGCTGTGGGCGGCTATGATGGTTTCTCGCGGCAATGTCTTTCGTCGGTCGAACGCTATAATCCCGAGCTCGATGTCTGGACTAGCGTTGCGGATATGTCTTCGCGTCGCAGCGGTGCTGGAGTTGGCGTCTTGAACAATATACTCTATGCTGTCGGTGGTCACGATGGGCCCATGGTGCGCAAATCTGTGGAAGCCTATGACTTTGAGACGGACACTTGGCGTTCCGTTGCTGATATGTCCTACTGTCGTCGCAATGCTGGCGTTGTCGCACACGATGGACTCTTGTATGTGGTTGGAGGGGACGATGGCACCTCGAATTTGGCTTCGGTTGAGGTTTACTGCCCGGACTCGGATAGCTGGCGCATTTTGCCAGCCTTGATGACCATCGGACGCAGCTATGCGGGAGTCTGTATGATAGATAAGCCCTTGTGAATGGAAGAGCAGGGCGCATTGGCACGGtaagttaaaaaaatgttaatttatttattataactatatattatatggcTTAGAATTCAATGCTGTAGCTAGAACAACTACGGCTTGCAGTCAGTATTAATTTATACTACATACTATTCAGTATTAATTTATACTATactttttatagaaatatatgttgtaaaacattcaaattaaCTGGAAGAAACTTTAGGAAGCACATTTCATTAGCTGATATTATGAATTTCAACTATTTACTTTTCAGTATTATAGTTATCATAGACTATAGTTTTTAAAGCATGCAAGTCAAGTTTGGGAAACTCTTATAAATCTCATTTTAATTGCCACCTTTAGACGTAAATTCTAGTATCCGGCTGTCCGTTTGATTTGATGCAAATTAGTCAATCAATTTGAAAgctatttttatgaaattaggCGGGGTTTCTTATTTTTGCTGTCGGCATTGtagattgtttttattgacCGGATGGCATCATAATATCGCATAGCTCTCATAGACAGCAAAGTCATGGTGTTGtatgcaaattgtatttactaaacacaaattttcggcgttataataatattacttaATGCGATTTCGAAAACTTGTGTTATTACCCTATTTacctattaaatatttcatatgagGCATAATCAATTTCCGAAAactttgtaaatatattaaaacaaaactttctATGATGAATTTATAGACCATTAATTACTATAGACAATAGTTTAATCTTTTTTGATAGACATACATACTGAATCGCTTACTATATGATCTTCTCAGCATCTTGCacttttgcatattattttcttatattgtTTAACCCACAGTGTAGGAAACTGCTATCAGAATTTAATTGTGTTTCATGCCCCTTATTTCCAATacttcattaataatttataatagaaAAGTCGTATATTACTTGTAGTTTaccaatttaattgaagacatcttaactttttttttaagagcTACCACCTTAAATGCCAACACACATCTTCGCTTACCTTACACACATAACAAATATTGTTAACCTtgctatttttgtgtgtgttttgcagGCAAGCGGCCTCGCTGGCCATAGCGCTGTTGGATGATGAGAATAGCCAGGCTGAGGGCACCATGGAGGGCGCTGTCGGTGGTGCTATTTATGGCAatattgtggctgctgctgcagcaacgcCGCCAACACCagcacatcagcaacaacaacaacaacagcagccagccaATCATCCGCATTATGAGAATATCTATGCGCCAATTGGTCAgccgagcaacaacaataacaacaacaacaatcaaattgCTGCCAATGCCCCTGCTAATGTTGAGGAAGCTCAGCAACcaccgcaacaacaaccacaacagcaacaacaggctGCGGCAACTGAAGCCAatcagccacagcaacaacagcaacagcaagcacAACAAGCTGCACCACCGCAACAGGCACGCATCCTGCCCATCAATAGTTATCGCAATGATTTATATGATCGCTCGTCGAGCACAGCTGCTGCCTACGATGTGCCACGTGCCGTGCGCTCCGGGCTCGGCTACAGACGCAACTTTCGCATCGATATGCAGAATGGCAAGTACTCAAAAGTAGTCTCTGATTAGCAGCTCAATTAACTACGTTTCTTTTTAGGCAATCGCTATGGCAGCGGCTTGAGATGTGCGCCACTTTATGCCAGTAATCGCAACAATTGCCAACGACAGCGCAGCTTCGATGACACCGAATCCACGGATGGTTACAATCTGCCCTATGCCAATGCCATGCGCTATGAGAATATCTACGAGCAGATACGCGATGAGCCGCTTTATCGCACCACagcggctgccgctgctgctgtggcgggCAGTCGAGTGCCGCTCTACACGCGGCTGGATGTGTTGGGCCATGGCATTGGCCGCATCGAAAGGCATTTGAGTTCGTCGTGCGGCAACATCGATCATTATAATCTGGGCGGACATTACGCTGTGCTCGGGCACTCGCACTTTGGCACCGTGGGACACATACGCTTGAATGCAAATGGCGCCGCTGCACCGgcgagcaacagcagctgcacagTGCCCAATTGTCAGGGTTATGTGAGCGCATCGGCCGGAGTTGCGGGCACAAGTGCAACGGCTGCTGCCGCGgctgctgcggcagctgctACAGAGTACGGCAATGTCAAGGTGCCGGTGAAGAACAGCGCCTCGTCGTTCTTCAGCTGCCTGCATGGCGAGAATTCGCAGAGCATGACCAACATCTATAAgacgacagcggcagcggtggctgcagctgctgctgctcatcatACATCGCCACTCACGCCCAATGTGTCCATGGAACGTGCGGCACGCTCTGCTTCGGCGGGACCTGCCACAGCTGCAATTTCAGTGGCAGCCGCTGTAGAAGAGCAGCAAATAGCAATAGGCGAAAGTGTTGCCAACTCCACAGCTTCAGTGCGTCCAACGGGCGCCATACCCAAAGTGAAGACAGCCAGCAAGGCGGCCAAGGagtcgagcagcagcagcagccacagcaacaatgcAACAGCTGCGGCAGCATCAGCGGCTAGCTCAAGTGGTGCAGAGAAAGCCTCCACATCAGGAACAACCGCCAAAAGCGCGACTGTGGCCAAGAAAACCTCAAGCAGCGCCACACGTTCAAATTCTTCAGGTGATGCTGGGAATGGCACATTGAATCGCATATCGAAATCGAGTCTGCAGTGGCTGCTGGTCAACAAGTGGCTGCCGCTTTGGATAGGCCAAGGACCCGAGTGCAAGGTAGGAAGACAAACTTGTTATAAATCTTATATGAATGTTTGCTTTATGTTTACTGCTTATTTATCTTTCATATTtaccatttatatttaatctaTTTTCTGCTTGCTTCTTTCTTTGTAACATTTTACTTTCACTGCCTCtacttaaaatatgtatatttggtatctGTTAAAGCATCTGCACATCATTcgattttgtaaataataagcGATAACAATTCagtttgaaatattgttaagCCTCTTTAATTATGTGTCttcgtttcattttaattgatattgaaaTCATTGACAATGCGatgttttatttcttaaacaaaTAATCATTCTTGCAGcgaaaataatttacttaacTTGAAGAAGATTTGTTCGTTTTTTAAATGCTAGTTTTAGATTGTGTATCTCTCTGCAACAACACTTTTAtaacacattttttatttatttcacacaTTTCTTGacattgttttatatttttgtattcaaaaaaAGTTATTTGGGCTAACTTCTCGAAACctaatattttctaattttagaATAAAATTTCATCCAACAAATTTGTTCCTTTCATTAAATCGCTACTTTTGGATCGCTTTTTGCTCTGTTTCCATAATCCTAGCTTTAGTCTTTTACTGGGTGTTCGTCTTTCTTTTCACAAGTTCTCTTTTATCTTCTAAGCAATGTCCCAATAATTTCTTGgtattgttgtatatttttcaatttacaagaagtttttttctttaaccctaatattttctaatttggTTTAAAATTTCTTCTAACAATTCGATTCttttttaacttaatattGCCTTTTTCTCAGCACAAACATTATTAATAAGCCTTTAATCTTTTATTGATATTGCTGTTCATCTTACTTTTCTTATTCACAAGTTGCTTTCTATTTGCTAAATTCACATCtgctttacatttattattttgctttacaTTCCGCTTCAACTTACTCCACTTTGCTATCTCTGGTAATAAGATCTTATTGGGCcaacaattaaataagttCCATCACTTTGTGCTGTCTCCAGGTGATTGACTTTAACTTTATGTTCTCGCGCGATTGCGTTAGCTGCGACACCGCTTCGGTGGCCTCTCAGATGTCCAATCCATATGGCACGCCACGCCTGGGCTTGGGACCCTTGCCACAGGATATGATGCGCTTTCATGGCGGATGTGCTAGTGCCGGCACAATGCGACGTGATGTCAATGCCACAAATCGTCCGCTGCACAGCAATTTAAGCAGACTCCGCAGTGGTGCAGAGAAGCGACAAGCGAATAGCTCGACAGCTAGCAGCAGCTATCGTTATGAGGATCCATCGTATGAGAATGTGCATGTGCAGTGGCAGAATGGCTTTGAGTTTGGCAGATCGCGAGAGTACGATGCCAGCTAcaatcatcagcagcaacaacagctgccacTGCAGCAACGTCCGTTGTTGCAACGCGCCCGATCGGAGAGTCCCACGTTCAGC comes from the Drosophila sulfurigaster albostrigata strain 15112-1811.04 chromosome 2L, ASM2355843v2, whole genome shotgun sequence genome and includes:
- the LOC133834987 gene encoding uncharacterized protein LOC133834987, whose amino-acid sequence is MQAIEKCVLAALLLGCVLQTAYAIKCWDCRSDNDPKCGDPFDNSTLAITDCHQAPELEHLKGVRPTMCRKIRQKVHGEWRYFRSCAYMGEPGIEGDERFCLMRTGSYNIFMEYCTCNSKDGCNGAALQKSSFLSVCLGTLVVGLVAHFLRK
- the LOC133834979 gene encoding ring canal kelch protein isoform X2; translated protein: MIALTALLTKYTIGIMSNLSNGNLQQQNQQQQQQQPQQQQQQNAEAGAGAAAGAGQEAGVIMPAPGLGIAVGVVQRQRLLIQQQQQLQHQQNPAAEGSGLERGSCLLRYASQNSLDESSQKHIQRPNGKERGTVGQYSNEQHTSRSFDAMNEMRKQKQLCDVILVADDVEIHAHRMVLASCSPYFYAMFTSFEESRKTRITLQSVDARALELLIDYVYTSNVEVNEDNVQVLLTAANLLQLTDVRDACCDFLQTQLDASNCLGIREFADLHGCVELLNYAETYIEQHFNEVIQFDEFLNLTHEQVINLISNDRISVPNEERVYECVIAWLRYDVPMREHFTSLLMEHVRLPFLSKEYITQRVDKELLLEGNIVCKNLIIEALTYHLLPSETKSARTVPRKPVGMPKILLVIGGQAPKAIRSVEWYDLREEKWYQAAEMPNRRCRSGLSVLGDKVYAVGGFNGSLRVRTVDVYDPATDQWANCSNMEARRSTLGVAVLNGCIYAVGGFDGTTGLSSAEMYDPKTEIWRFISSMSTRRSSVGVGVVNGLLYAVGGYDGFSRQCLSSVERYNPELDVWTSVADMSSRRSGAGVGVLNNILYAVGGHDGPMVRKSVEAYDFETDTWRSVADMSYCRRNAGVVAHDGLLYVVGGDDGTSNLASVEVYCPDSDSWRILPALMTIGRSYAGVCMIDKPLUMEEQGALARQAASLAIALLDDENSQAEGTMEGAVGGAIYGNIVAAAAATPPTPAHQQQQQQQQPANHPHYENIYAPIGQPSNNNNNNNNQIAANAPANVEEAQQPPQQQPQQQQQAAATEANQPQQQQQQQAQQAAPPQQARILPINSYRNDLYDRSSSTAAAYDVPRAVRSGLGYRRNFRIDMQNGNRYGSGLRCAPLYASNRNNCQRQRSFDDTESTDGYNLPYANAMRYENIYEQIRDEPLYRTTAAAAAAVAGSRVPLYTRLDVLGHGIGRIERHLSSSCGNIDHYNLGGHYAVLGHSHFGTVGHIRLNANGAAAPASNSSCTVPNCQGYVSASAGVAGTSATAAAAAAAAAATEYGNVKVPVKNSASSFFSCLHGENSQSMTNIYKTTAAAVAAAAAAHHTSPLTPNVSMERAARSASAGPATAAISVAAAVEEQQIAIGESVANSTASVRPTGAIPKVKTASKAAKESSSSSSHSNNATAAAASAASSSGAEKASTSGTTAKSATVAKKTSSSATRSNSSGDAGNGTLNRISKSSLQWLLVNKWLPLWIGQGPECKLRHRFGGLSDVQSIWHATPGLGTLATGYDALSWRMC
- the LOC133834979 gene encoding ring canal kelch protein isoform X3 — translated: MIALTALLTKYTIGIMSNLSNGNLQQQNQQQQQQQPQQQQQQNAEAGAGAAAGAGQEAGVIMPAPGLGIAVGVVQRQRLLIQQQQQLQHQQNPAAEGSGLERGSCLLRYASQNSLDESSQKHIQRPNGKERGTVGQYSNEQHTSRSFDAMNEMRKQKQLCDVILVADDVEIHAHRMVLASCSPYFYAMFTSFEESRKTRITLQSVDARALELLIDYVYTSNVEVNEDNVQVLLTAANLLQLTDVRDACCDFLQTQLDASNCLGIREFADLHGCVELLNYAETYIEQHFNEVIQFDEFLNLTHEQVINLISNDRISVPNEERVYECVIAWLRYDVPMREHFTSLLMEHVRLPFLSKEYITQRVDKELLLEGNIVCKNLIIEALTYHLLPSETKSARTVPRKPVGMPKILLVIGGQAPKAIRSVEWYDLREEKWYQAAEMPNRRCRSGLSVLGDKVYAVGGFNGSLRVRTVDVYDPATDQWANCSNMEARRSTLGVAVLNGCIYAVGGFDGTTGLSSAEMYDPKTEIWRFISSMSTRRSSVGVGVVNGLLYAVGGYDGFSRQCLSSVERYNPELDVWTSVADMSSRRSGAGVGVLNNILYAVGGHDGPMVRKSVEAYDFETDTWRSVADMSYCRRNAGVVAHDGLLYVVGGDDGTSNLASVEVYCPDSDSWRILPALMTIGRSYAGVCMIDKPLUMEEQGALARQAASLAIALLDDENSQAEGTMEGAVGGAIYGNIVAAAAATPPTPAHQQQQQQQQPANHPHYENIYAPIGQPSNNNNNNNNQIAANAPANVEEAQQPPQQQPQQQQQAAATEANQPQQQQQQQAQQAAPPQQARILPINSYRNDLYDRSSSTAAAYDVPRAVRSGLGYRRNFRIDMQNGNRYGSGLRCAPLYASNRNNCQRQRSFDDTESTDGYNLPYANAMRYENIYEQIRDEPLYRTTAAAAAAVAGSRVPLYTRLDVLGHGIGRIERHLSSSCGNIDHYNLGGHYAVLGHSHFGTVGHIRLNANGAAAPASNSSCTVPNCQGYVSASAGVAGTSATAAAAAAAAAATEYGNVKVPVKNSASSFFSCLHGENSQSMTNIYKTTAAAVAAAAAAHHTSPLTPNVSMERAARSASAGPATAAISVAAAVEEQQIAIGESVANSTASVRPTGAIPKVKTASKAAKESSSSSSHSNNATAAAASAASSSGAEKASTSGTTAKSATVAKKTSSSATRSNSSGDAGNGTLNRISKSSLQWLLVNKWLPLWIGQGPECKYICRLHFEVKYHNTTHISWRYIF
- the LOC133834979 gene encoding ring canal kelch protein isoform X1; amino-acid sequence: MIALTALLTKYTIGIMSNLSNGNLQQQNQQQQQQQPQQQQQQNAEAGAGAAAGAGQEAGVIMPAPGLGIAVGVVQRQRLLIQQQQQLQHQQNPAAEGSGLERGSCLLRYASQNSLDESSQKHIQRPNGKERGTVGQYSNEQHTSRSFDAMNEMRKQKQLCDVILVADDVEIHAHRMVLASCSPYFYAMFTSFEESRKTRITLQSVDARALELLIDYVYTSNVEVNEDNVQVLLTAANLLQLTDVRDACCDFLQTQLDASNCLGIREFADLHGCVELLNYAETYIEQHFNEVIQFDEFLNLTHEQVINLISNDRISVPNEERVYECVIAWLRYDVPMREHFTSLLMEHVRLPFLSKEYITQRVDKELLLEGNIVCKNLIIEALTYHLLPSETKSARTVPRKPVGMPKILLVIGGQAPKAIRSVEWYDLREEKWYQAAEMPNRRCRSGLSVLGDKVYAVGGFNGSLRVRTVDVYDPATDQWANCSNMEARRSTLGVAVLNGCIYAVGGFDGTTGLSSAEMYDPKTEIWRFISSMSTRRSSVGVGVVNGLLYAVGGYDGFSRQCLSSVERYNPELDVWTSVADMSSRRSGAGVGVLNNILYAVGGHDGPMVRKSVEAYDFETDTWRSVADMSYCRRNAGVVAHDGLLYVVGGDDGTSNLASVEVYCPDSDSWRILPALMTIGRSYAGVCMIDKPLUMEEQGALARQAASLAIALLDDENSQAEGTMEGAVGGAIYGNIVAAAAATPPTPAHQQQQQQQQPANHPHYENIYAPIGQPSNNNNNNNNQIAANAPANVEEAQQPPQQQPQQQQQAAATEANQPQQQQQQQAQQAAPPQQARILPINSYRNDLYDRSSSTAAAYDVPRAVRSGLGYRRNFRIDMQNGNRYGSGLRCAPLYASNRNNCQRQRSFDDTESTDGYNLPYANAMRYENIYEQIRDEPLYRTTAAAAAAVAGSRVPLYTRLDVLGHGIGRIERHLSSSCGNIDHYNLGGHYAVLGHSHFGTVGHIRLNANGAAAPASNSSCTVPNCQGYVSASAGVAGTSATAAAAAAAAAATEYGNVKVPVKNSASSFFSCLHGENSQSMTNIYKTTAAAVAAAAAAHHTSPLTPNVSMERAARSASAGPATAAISVAAAVEEQQIAIGESVANSTASVRPTGAIPKVKTASKAAKESSSSSSHSNNATAAAASAASSSGAEKASTSGTTAKSATVAKKTSSSATRSNSSGDAGNGTLNRISKSSLQWLLVNKWLPLWIGQGPECKVIDFNFMFSRDCVSCDTASVASQMSNPYGTPRLGLGPLPQDMMRFHGGCASAGTMRRDVNATNRPLHSNLSRLRSGAEKRQANSSTASSSYRYEDPSYENVHVQWQNGFEFGRSREYDASYNHQQQQQLPLQQRPLLQRARSESPTFSNQQRRMQRAAAQAQAQGTPKSSSKLADPFKNYELNAENNSFKPKQPAAEELEGAVGGAAAEGGGSIAELDVELMEPMNLSDNETDTTTTTTTVATAAVATTSAAAAAAATTTATNNQQTANNAHEAND